The following are encoded in a window of Pseudalgibacter alginicilyticus genomic DNA:
- a CDS encoding helix-turn-helix transcriptional regulator, whose protein sequence is MAYTDNISRLSRLTAIHLKLQSNLYVTVEQLSEQFNISKRTVYRDLHALEQANVPIVAVEGKGYTLMDGYKIPPVMFTETEANALIFAQKIMAKTKDESLINEFNNAIDKVKAVLRSEEKSKADFLANRTFIGKNWQNEKTSNFLSVVQRALTNFNVLKIAYKKESDLEPILREIEPFAIYHSFSEDWIVVAWCRLRNEFRNFRIDRIKTIVSLPEKFVPHHMTMEEYGEIQRKKYLEGNSLHYKNIKTTKMITVKVTYTVKPDFVQKNQENINLFMTDFKKMDTNEFRYGSYVCGDGKTFVHLSHYKNENIQKKLLQVPSFLSFQKQRDESGLEDLPEIEVMEVVASSHDIFKF, encoded by the coding sequence TTTCAAGACTTTCACGGTTAACAGCAATTCATTTAAAATTACAGTCCAATTTATATGTGACTGTAGAACAATTGTCGGAGCAATTCAATATTAGCAAAAGAACTGTTTATAGAGATTTACACGCTTTAGAGCAAGCCAATGTTCCTATTGTGGCTGTGGAGGGAAAAGGTTATACTTTAATGGACGGGTATAAAATTCCACCTGTAATGTTTACAGAAACTGAAGCAAATGCACTCATTTTTGCACAAAAGATAATGGCAAAAACCAAAGATGAATCTTTGATAAATGAATTTAATAATGCCATAGATAAAGTAAAAGCAGTATTACGAAGTGAAGAAAAATCAAAAGCTGATTTTTTAGCGAATAGAACATTTATAGGAAAGAATTGGCAAAATGAAAAAACAAGTAATTTTCTTTCTGTAGTACAACGTGCTTTAACAAATTTTAATGTATTAAAAATAGCCTATAAAAAAGAATCTGACTTAGAACCAATTCTAAGAGAAATAGAACCTTTTGCTATTTACCATAGTTTTTCAGAAGATTGGATTGTAGTAGCTTGGTGCAGGTTGAGAAATGAGTTTAGAAATTTTAGAATAGACAGGATAAAAACCATCGTTAGTTTACCCGAAAAATTCGTTCCACACCATATGACAATGGAAGAATATGGAGAAATCCAGCGGAAAAAATATTTAGAAGGAAATAGTTTACATTATAAAAATATAAAAACAACCAAAATGATAACCGTAAAAGTAACGTACACTGTAAAACCTGATTTTGTTCAGAAGAACCAAGAAAACATTAACTTGTTTATGACTGATTTCAAAAAAATGGACACTAATGAATTCCGCTACGGTTCCTATGTGTGTGGAGACGGCAAAACATTTGTTCACCTATCTCATTACAAAAATGAGAACATTCAAAAAAAATTGCTTCAGGTGCCTTCATTTTTGTCTTTTCAGAAACAAAGAGATGAAAGTGGTTTAGAAGACTTGCCAGAAATTGAAGTAATGGAAGTAGTTGCTTCTTCACATGATATTTTTAAGTTTTAA
- a CDS encoding Crp/Fnr family transcriptional regulator: MTDSFFESIYNYPSIKKEDYKTIMFAHTKVEFSKNEIILNEGKISNEYFLIKKGLFRSFVIDYKGNDITTNFFSPNDILIEVASLFLRIPSKETIQALTDCEVYKINFDDFQKLYSTIEGFTEWGRTWMSQQLFIAKHRAVNMHTQSASQRYLELMNQTPQIIKEVPLKHIATYLGITDTSLSRIRKEVLSQSENLP; encoded by the coding sequence ATGACAGATTCCTTTTTTGAAAGTATTTATAACTATCCAAGTATTAAAAAAGAGGACTATAAAACTATTATGTTTGCCCACACCAAAGTTGAGTTTTCAAAAAATGAAATCATACTTAATGAAGGTAAGATTAGCAACGAATATTTCCTAATTAAAAAAGGTTTGTTTCGTTCTTTTGTTATCGACTATAAAGGTAATGACATTACTACCAATTTTTTTAGTCCTAATGATATTTTAATTGAAGTAGCTTCTTTATTTCTTCGAATCCCTTCAAAAGAAACGATTCAGGCATTAACAGACTGTGAAGTTTATAAAATTAATTTTGATGATTTTCAAAAATTGTATAGCACTATAGAAGGCTTTACCGAATGGGGAAGAACCTGGATGTCTCAGCAACTTTTTATAGCCAAACACCGTGCTGTAAATATGCATACACAAAGTGCTTCTCAACGCTATTTAGAACTAATGAATCAGACCCCACAAATAATCAAAGAAGTACCCTTAAAACACATTGCTACTTATTTAGGAATTACCGATACGTCTTTAAGTAGAATAAGAAAAGAAGTATTGTCTCAATCAGAAAACTTGCCATAG
- a CDS encoding VOC family protein yields the protein MKKFNPVVWFEIYVNDIDRAVKFYENVLQVTLEDMSDPTNKNVQMKCFPSDMENYGAAGALMKMDGITPSVNGSLVYFGCEDCKILENRAAENGAEIIQAKMGIGEHGFVSIVKDTEGNSIGFHSLK from the coding sequence ATGAAAAAATTTAATCCTGTAGTGTGGTTCGAAATATATGTAAATGACATAGATAGAGCTGTAAAGTTTTACGAAAATGTACTTCAAGTAACACTGGAAGATATGAGCGACCCAACAAATAAAAATGTTCAAATGAAATGTTTCCCTAGTGATATGGAAAATTACGGTGCAGCTGGAGCTTTAATGAAAATGGATGGGATAACACCTTCTGTAAACGGAAGTCTCGTTTATTTTGGTTGTGAGGATTGTAAGATTTTAGAAAATCGAGCAGCTGAAAATGGAGCTGAAATTATTCAAGCGAAAATGGGAATTGGAGAACATGGCTTTGTATCTATTGTTAAAGATACTGAAGGGAATTCTATTGGGTTTCATTCCTTAAAATAA
- a CDS encoding SRPBCC family protein produces MESIEHINYIKAPISKVYNTLISEDGLGNIWTKKLQVKPEVGFVNEFDFYEGYITKFKILKLVENSKIVWECIESDEEWIGTKVSFELTEKDNKTTIILKHFD; encoded by the coding sequence ATGGAAAGTATTGAACATATCAACTACATAAAAGCCCCTATTTCTAAAGTCTATAATACACTTATTTCTGAAGACGGGCTAGGAAATATTTGGACCAAAAAACTTCAAGTAAAACCTGAAGTTGGTTTCGTCAATGAATTTGATTTTTATGAAGGTTATATCACAAAATTTAAGATTCTTAAACTTGTTGAAAACAGTAAAATAGTCTGGGAATGCATCGAATCTGATGAAGAATGGATAGGGACTAAAGTATCATTTGAACTTACTGAGAAAGATAATAAAACAACAATTATTCTTAAACACTTTGATTGA
- a CDS encoding VOC family protein: MKQQITTFLTFQKNNAEEAMNFYVDLFNNSEIIEVQRYGKDGPGTEGTIIRAIFELNGKQFLCSDSFIQHDWNFTPAVSNWVECENDKEIEQLFKKLSENGDVKMPLDNYGFSKQFAFVEDRFGVSWQLNLE, from the coding sequence ATGAAACAACAAATCACAACTTTTTTAACATTCCAAAAAAACAACGCTGAAGAAGCTATGAATTTTTATGTCGACTTATTCAATAATTCAGAAATAATAGAGGTACAACGCTACGGAAAAGATGGTCCTGGTACAGAAGGAACAATCATTAGAGCAATTTTTGAACTAAACGGGAAACAATTTTTGTGTAGCGATAGCTTTATTCAACACGATTGGAATTTCACCCCTGCAGTATCCAATTGGGTAGAATGTGAGAATGATAAAGAAATTGAACAGCTTTTTAAAAAGCTATCCGAAAATGGGGATGTAAAAATGCCCTTAGACAATTACGGTTTTAGCAAACAATTTGCTTTTGTAGAAGATCGGTTTGGAGTTTCTTGGCAATTGAATTTGGAATAA
- a CDS encoding VOC family protein yields the protein MKTTQIWANLGVENIEKTTEFYKSLGFQLNGSPSEDLVSFFFGSDNFVIHFFLKEKLQESLEGKTSDLTLGNEVMFSLSVENKEEYNQWVTKIKNAGGKILFDSNKDRKAFYDENGFYVCVFSDPDGHKFNLLYNENI from the coding sequence ATGAAAACAACACAGATTTGGGCAAACCTTGGTGTGGAAAACATAGAAAAAACGACAGAATTTTATAAATCATTGGGCTTTCAGTTAAATGGAAGCCCTTCAGAAGATTTAGTCAGTTTCTTTTTTGGTTCTGATAATTTTGTGATTCACTTCTTCTTAAAAGAAAAGCTACAAGAAAGCCTTGAAGGAAAAACGTCTGATTTAACATTAGGCAATGAAGTGATGTTTTCTTTATCAGTTGAAAACAAGGAAGAATACAACCAATGGGTAACTAAAATAAAGAATGCTGGTGGTAAAATTTTATTCGACTCTAACAAGGATAGAAAAGCATTTTATGATGAAAATGGATTTTATGTTTGTGTGTTTTCCGACCCAGATGGACATAAATTTAACCTGTTATATAATGAGAATATATAA
- a CDS encoding nuclear transport factor 2 family protein: protein MTKIISSPNCGNSPKMEFLKLFNIAFAKGDVAFLNENVTDDIVWNMIGDKKLEGIKAFTEELEKMQSVKASELILNQILSHGKEGAVNGVMTMENGNPIPR from the coding sequence ATGACCAAAATAATATCGAGTCCAAATTGCGGAAATTCTCCCAAAATGGAGTTTTTAAAACTGTTTAACATAGCCTTTGCTAAAGGAGATGTTGCCTTTTTAAACGAAAATGTAACAGACGACATCGTTTGGAATATGATTGGCGACAAAAAATTAGAAGGAATAAAAGCGTTTACGGAAGAATTAGAAAAAATGCAATCTGTAAAAGCATCTGAATTGATATTAAATCAAATCCTATCCCACGGTAAAGAAGGTGCAGTAAATGGGGTAATGACAATGGAAAACGGTAATCCTATCCCACGGTAA
- a CDS encoding DUF1569 domain-containing protein, which produces MKTIFDPNIRLQLIKRIEQINADSKAQWGKMNVYQMIKHLNIWNQWVLGIDNNIPYKQDFLGKLIGKMVLKANTKNDKPMGKGAPAGSNFTIKEKSGDFEKQKQKLFDLTEHYGCYNNLDFIHGFFGRMTKEQIGIFAYKHYDHHLRQFGV; this is translated from the coding sequence ATGAAAACCATTTTTGACCCGAACATCAGACTACAGCTAATCAAACGAATTGAACAAATCAATGCAGACAGTAAAGCGCAATGGGGTAAAATGAATGTTTACCAAATGATAAAACATTTGAATATTTGGAATCAATGGGTGCTAGGTATTGATAACAATATACCTTATAAACAAGACTTTCTTGGTAAACTTATTGGAAAAATGGTCTTAAAGGCCAACACCAAAAACGACAAACCGATGGGTAAAGGTGCACCAGCAGGTTCAAACTTTACCATCAAAGAGAAAAGTGGAGATTTTGAGAAGCAAAAACAAAAATTGTTTGATTTAACTGAACATTACGGGTGCTATAACAACCTAGATTTTATTCACGGTTTTTTCGGTAGAATGACCAAAGAGCAAATTGGAATTTTCGCTTATAAGCATTATGATCATCATTTAAGACAGTTTGGAGTTTGA
- a CDS encoding ArsR/SmtB family transcription factor: MKLRRDVFQAIADPTRRTIITLVAASAMTPSAIAENFDYSRQTISKHIQILTECELLKQEQKGREIYYQLNPDGMKEIAKFIEPFRKLWDERFNSLEAVMKKHQSNIK, translated from the coding sequence ATGAAATTAAGGAGAGATGTATTTCAAGCCATAGCTGACCCTACAAGAAGAACCATTATCACGTTGGTTGCGGCAAGTGCAATGACACCGAGTGCTATTGCCGAAAACTTTGATTATTCCAGACAAACCATTTCCAAACACATTCAAATTCTTACCGAATGTGAGTTGTTGAAACAGGAACAAAAGGGAAGGGAAATCTATTATCAACTAAATCCTGATGGGATGAAGGAAATAGCTAAGTTTATAGAACCGTTTAGAAAATTATGGGATGAACGATTTAATTCATTGGAAGCTGTTATGAAGAAACATCAATCAAATATTAAATAG
- a CDS encoding SRPBCC family protein has protein sequence MEQKTKINALEGKQELTITREFDLPVELVYKAYTEAEFVAQWMGTNVLKLENKNHGSYVFETSHEGNIMFKANGTIHKLIPNQEIVRTFEMENMPIGVQLEFLNFEKVTEDKSKLTIQIIYKSEKHRAEQLKLPFAYGLNMAHDKLEVIFTN, from the coding sequence ATGGAGCAAAAAACTAAAATCAATGCCCTAGAAGGTAAGCAAGAGCTAACTATCACGAGAGAATTTGACCTTCCTGTTGAACTTGTTTACAAAGCCTATACCGAAGCAGAATTTGTAGCACAATGGATGGGAACCAACGTACTAAAGCTGGAAAACAAAAATCACGGAAGTTATGTGTTTGAAACCTCACACGAAGGAAATATAATGTTTAAGGCAAATGGAACCATACACAAGCTTATTCCGAACCAAGAAATAGTAAGAACTTTTGAAATGGAAAATATGCCGATAGGCGTACAATTGGAGTTCTTGAATTTTGAAAAAGTTACAGAAGACAAAAGCAAGTTAACCATTCAGATTATATACAAATCAGAAAAACACCGTGCTGAGCAATTAAAACTACCTTTTGCTTATGGTTTAAATATGGCTCACGATAAACTAGAGGTAATATTTACAAACTAA
- a CDS encoding DoxX family protein, translated as MKKREKIIYWIATVWLSLGMLSTGIVQLLQLEENIKSMELLGYPMYLLSILGVWKILGVITILIPKFPLLKEWAYAGFFFVMSGAIISHLAVGDELITLFGPALLLALTIASWYFRPANRKLEKQ; from the coding sequence ATGAAAAAAAGAGAAAAAATCATTTATTGGATAGCCACAGTTTGGCTTTCCTTAGGGATGTTATCAACAGGAATTGTACAATTGTTACAATTAGAAGAAAACATTAAAAGTATGGAATTATTAGGCTATCCTATGTATTTGTTAAGTATTCTAGGTGTATGGAAAATTCTGGGAGTTATAACCATCTTAATTCCTAAATTCCCATTACTTAAAGAGTGGGCATACGCAGGGTTTTTCTTTGTAATGTCAGGTGCTATTATTTCCCATTTAGCAGTTGGAGATGAATTAATAACACTTTTTGGACCGGCTTTACTTTTAGCTCTAACAATAGCATCTTGGTATTTCAGACCAGCAAACAGAAAATTAGAAAAACAATAG
- a CDS encoding iron chaperone, with the protein MADLKPKTVDEFIDNSPEKSQGIMIKLKKLIEATEPNAESGISWNVPIYKCNGILAGFSLAKKHVSFGIDSLTEEMRKILNEKGYKTGKKTIQIKFNQDIPSKEFKLLIQEQAKLNAL; encoded by the coding sequence ATGGCAGATTTAAAACCTAAAACAGTTGATGAGTTTATAGACAATTCACCAGAAAAATCTCAGGGAATTATGATTAAGCTGAAAAAGCTAATCGAAGCTACTGAACCAAATGCAGAAAGTGGTATTAGTTGGAATGTGCCCATCTATAAATGCAATGGAATTCTAGCAGGATTTTCCTTGGCTAAAAAACACGTCAGTTTTGGCATAGATTCATTAACCGAAGAGATGCGTAAAATATTGAATGAAAAGGGATATAAAACAGGAAAGAAAACCATTCAGATAAAATTTAATCAAGATATTCCTTCAAAAGAATTTAAGCTACTTATTCAAGAACAGGCTAAGCTCAACGCATTATAA
- a CDS encoding DUF4180 domain-containing protein, with protein sequence MEIKEHSKSGIKIAEIISNEIIIKTTEDALDLMGNIYYQGYDKMILHQKNITPEFFDLKTKLAGDILQKFTQYNMALSIIGDFSKYESNSLKNFIYESNKGLQVNFLSSMDEALNTL encoded by the coding sequence ATGGAAATCAAAGAACATTCAAAAAGCGGTATTAAAATCGCAGAAATTATCTCAAATGAAATTATAATTAAAACCACAGAAGATGCCTTGGATTTAATGGGTAACATCTATTATCAAGGATATGATAAAATGATTTTACATCAAAAAAATATTACACCAGAGTTTTTTGATTTAAAAACTAAGTTGGCTGGAGACATCCTTCAGAAATTCACTCAATACAATATGGCTTTATCCATTATTGGAGATTTTTCAAAATATGAAAGTAACAGTTTAAAAAACTTTATATACGAAAGTAACAAAGGATTACAGGTTAATTTTCTAAGTTCAATGGATGAAGCACTAAACACATTGTAA
- a CDS encoding YdeI/OmpD-associated family protein, producing MEKVDQYIEKIKNWKEETILLREICLECGLEEDFKWMHPCYTFQGKNIVLIHGFKEYCALLFHKGALLNDANNLLIQQTENVQSARQIRFRNKQEVIDLKSAIKAYVFEAIEVEKAGLEVKMKKTSEYEIPQELEEALKSNPELETAFYNLTPGRQRGYLLYFSQAKQSKTRITRIEKTIPKILEGKGLNDREA from the coding sequence ATGGAAAAAGTAGACCAATACATCGAAAAGATAAAGAACTGGAAAGAAGAAACCATTCTATTGCGAGAAATCTGTTTAGAATGTGGTCTCGAAGAGGATTTTAAATGGATGCATCCTTGTTATACTTTTCAAGGTAAAAACATTGTACTTATTCACGGTTTTAAGGAGTATTGTGCCTTGTTATTTCATAAAGGAGCATTACTTAATGATGCTAACAACCTTTTAATTCAACAAACCGAAAACGTGCAGTCAGCTCGTCAAATTCGATTTAGAAACAAACAGGAAGTTATTGACTTAAAATCAGCTATCAAAGCTTATGTTTTTGAAGCCATTGAGGTGGAAAAAGCAGGATTGGAAGTAAAAATGAAAAAGACTTCTGAATATGAAATTCCTCAAGAACTTGAAGAAGCATTAAAAAGCAATCCCGAATTAGAAACCGCATTTTATAACCTAACCCCAGGGAGACAAAGAGGGTATTTACTCTATTTCTCACAAGCCAAACAATCCAAAACACGAATAACAAGAATTGAAAAAACAATCCCTAAAATACTAGAAGGAAAAGGTTTAAATGATAGAGAAGCATAA
- a CDS encoding TCR/Tet family MFS transporter: protein MTKSPKKSIIFVLIVTALDTAGLGIIYPVLPQLIEDLVNTDISTAATYGGWLTFAYALMQFFFAPVLGNLSDRYGRRSVLLISLFGFTLDYLFLAFAQNIIWLFIGRIIAGITGASYSVAAASIADISTDENRTKNFGYINAAYSSGLIIGPVIGGLLGQFGTHIPFIAAAVLSFGNFVFGYFMFPDTLDKSDRRKFELKRANPFGSFKHLSKFPTIITLIVAMFFMAIAGHSMPSVWAYFTIEKFDWNVELIGYSLAFLGLLSIIVQSWLVGILAKKLGDDKMTIFGLLFSIVGYLLIAFSNVEWLLIPAMIINVIGSVQRTGFQSIISSQVSKSEQGELQGSLSSLLGLATIIAPPLLTMVFTHFTKNESSDIYFPGAPYLIAVFLTIISLIIMFINYKNRKKPVANKRI, encoded by the coding sequence ATGACAAAATCCCCAAAAAAATCAATCATATTTGTCTTAATCGTTACTGCTTTAGATACTGCGGGATTAGGAATAATATATCCCGTTTTACCACAACTAATAGAGGATTTAGTAAACACAGATATAAGTACTGCGGCAACTTATGGTGGTTGGCTGACTTTTGCATATGCGTTGATGCAGTTTTTTTTTGCACCTGTTTTAGGAAATTTGAGCGACAGATATGGCAGAAGGTCAGTATTATTGATTTCGCTATTCGGTTTTACGCTTGATTATTTATTTCTTGCGTTTGCACAAAATATAATTTGGCTTTTTATCGGTCGCATAATTGCAGGAATAACCGGAGCAAGTTACTCGGTTGCAGCGGCTTCAATTGCAGATATAAGCACCGATGAAAATAGAACGAAAAATTTTGGTTATATAAATGCTGCATATAGTTCGGGCTTAATAATCGGACCAGTAATCGGTGGATTGCTCGGACAATTTGGAACACATATACCTTTTATTGCAGCAGCTGTTTTAAGTTTCGGGAATTTTGTTTTTGGATATTTTATGTTCCCAGATACATTGGACAAATCCGATAGAAGAAAATTTGAATTAAAACGAGCCAACCCTTTTGGGTCTTTTAAACATTTAAGCAAATTTCCAACAATTATAACTCTAATTGTTGCAATGTTCTTTATGGCAATTGCAGGTCATAGTATGCCAAGTGTTTGGGCGTATTTTACCATTGAAAAATTTGATTGGAATGTAGAATTAATAGGTTATTCATTAGCATTTTTAGGTTTACTTTCAATTATCGTTCAATCTTGGCTTGTAGGCATATTGGCCAAAAAGTTGGGAGATGACAAAATGACCATATTTGGGTTATTGTTTTCAATCGTAGGATATTTACTCATAGCATTCTCAAACGTGGAATGGCTTCTAATTCCAGCAATGATAATTAATGTAATTGGGAGTGTGCAAAGAACAGGTTTTCAAAGTATAATTTCCTCTCAAGTTTCAAAAAGCGAACAAGGCGAATTGCAAGGAAGTTTAAGCAGTCTTCTCGGATTAGCAACAATTATCGCACCACCATTACTGACAATGGTTTTCACACATTTTACAAAAAATGAAAGTTCGGACATTTATTTTCCAGGAGCACCATATTTAATTGCTGTATTTTTGACAATAATAAGCCTGATTATAATGTTTATAAATTACAAAAATCGGAAAAAGCCAGTTGCTAACAAACGTATATAA
- a CDS encoding glyoxalase/bleomycin resistance/dioxygenase family protein: MNDIKFNGGINIAIKIPKSKYQETVKFYREILKLEVTEKEIKNPTVSKTHEVKFGNNIIWLDCVDNYTHSETWLELKTPNVEKATEYLKSNGIETCDELEEIPKDNHWIMDPAGSVFIIGKDNSEYSLD; encoded by the coding sequence ATGAACGACATCAAATTTAATGGCGGAATAAATATCGCAATAAAAATTCCGAAATCTAAATATCAGGAAACTGTGAAATTTTATAGAGAAATCCTGAAATTGGAAGTGACCGAAAAAGAAATAAAGAACCCAACAGTTTCTAAAACTCACGAAGTTAAATTTGGAAATAATATAATTTGGTTGGATTGCGTAGACAATTATACTCATTCGGAAACTTGGTTGGAGCTGAAAACGCCCAATGTGGAAAAAGCGACAGAATATTTGAAATCCAACGGAATTGAAACTTGCGATGAATTGGAAGAAATACCAAAAGATAATCATTGGATAATGGACCCAGCAGGTAGTGTATTTATAATCGGAAAAGATAATTCGGAATATTCACTCGACTGA